The segment TCAACATAACTGAAGAAAGACAATTGACTAAAGGTTATGGACAAATTGAGATAATCACAGGACAATAAAGCAATTGTGGGGTGGTTGCGCTCAATTTGGCTGGTCTATAAAATACAAATCTATTATAGGAGTTGTATTGTACTGTTGTCAGATAGATATTTGGGATTGTACAATGTAGAAGAGGAACTTAATTGCATAATACTTAAATTCATTTTCTTGCTTTTGAATCcctaaatggagaaaaaaagagacattttatacAGTAGACAAGAGTTGATAAACTGTTCATTAATATCATATCAAGACTAAAATTGTATTGCGTTCTAGTTTGacaattgtgttttaaaaatctGCTTCATCAAGGCAATCACTTTAGTTCCTTCTTTAGGTAAGGATTTGAGACATGGACAACAGGTGGTTCGACTGAAATATTAAAAGGCTAATTATTTTACAACGTATAGCTAGAAAAGATAGATAAGTAGGGGAAGAATTTGTCCAAGAAATTATAACTATAATAGATACATTTACACTATATATATTcctccactgcagctcatcttGAAAACACGATAATAACAAGCCATgaagatttattattttatgcaCATCTCTctagataaaaagaaaagtcacaGAAACAGGCAACATTCAATAAATCTTCAGTTTACAAGGGAGAAGTTTGACTGGAAGGATTTTAGCCAGAGAGGGTTGATTTAAACTcagatgttgatattttcttatACCTTACCAAGTAGCTTTGTTGCATTAGATCAGAAAGGGCTCTCTGGATGAATGAACTCACTGATCAGATTGACTTGTTGGTATCGGTTCGTAACCTCTTGTTCTTCTATCTAGTACATTGTTTACTGGTGGATTACAGCAGTATGAAGCCTAAAGCGCCAAACTATACTGTCCCCGAGTTCATTTACTCCAAACAAGCTGATAGAAACAGGACCATTATACGTTTCTTTTCCTTCTATATTTTAAAAGTTTGCTTGACAATTGAATGGAAGTTAATTTGAAACACTTAGAGGTACGCATTCACAACacttattataaatattaaggAAATAACAGAAGTCTAATACAAACctttctatgaactttttagcTGTTAATTACTAAGCTGCCTACGGTCAATTTGAGTAGAGAACTGAGGTCTTGAATTGACCGTCGTGTTCCAACTTTGacttgacatttacattttctaatgatatgtcttcattttcttctcacCACTTAGCCGTCAACAAGAATAAAAGCCCTTTTCATCTGAAGAAAATGGCCTATTTTTTCGTTATTATTTTAATTGCCTGACCAATACTTCTTTCTTGCATTCAAACACAATGAGTGCTCTGAAAAGACTAAAACAATGTCCTCAGGGTCATTAAAATGTATGCACAGCGTCTTGGGGAAATAAATCAATTGCCTCCTCTTGATTTAAGGATGCAGAAGAGGTAAcgcaagaaagaaaaacacaattttatgGATTTCACTTTTTTGAAGCCTAACCCTGATGTTTTTCCCAGACCTCTATTGCCTGTAACACAAATGTGTTCTTATTTGAGATAAAAAGTTGGATACGTCGTCTGATTTCCGCTAATATCCATATAAAATGTCATGGCCATTCACACATTTGACACATTTCAGTCAGAATCAAAGGGGTTTGAGTGATATCATAGACCTACACAGCAAGTACAGCAAAACATCTTCCCCTTAGCTGCCTTTCTTACAGTTTTCTCTCTGGTGCTTTCTTTGGACACACGGATGTGTTTGAGTGTTGAGTGTGCCAACTTTTCTATCTTAGTTTTAATGAGATTTATGTATAAACCGGACCAAACATTCTGCCGAAAGGTTCCTGGAAGAAATGATACTCAGGTTGTTTTTGCTCTTGCACAGACTGGACCCTTTGCCTTTGCACTGCAATGTTTGCAATTTAAGGAGGATCAAAATTTCTTAACGCCATGAGATAATTACTCCTAatatcatttgtcatttgtcaacTACATATGCCAGAGTACTTGCACTTCCATATCTTCTTTAACATAGAGCAATAATGCAAATTATTGTTATCTCTCACTACTAAATGGGAAACCTGATGATTAACAGGAAAAAGGTGGAATCTTTTGCACTGGCAATTGCTTTGCTAAATGAATGTTCTTTAAACAACGACAATAACTGAGCCTTGCTTTAACCTGCTTACTGACCTGCTTACGTCACTCTCAccagacaaagaaaacacaagaagcTCAAGTTGATCAATACAAGTTTACGGGATCGGTTTCTTCTAGGCAAGGCGAGTTCATTTGtacagcacatttcaacaacaggGCATTGCTTGGTGCTTCATATAAAACTATTAAAAGCATCAAAACATGAgacaaaaaaggacatttaggtATAATTAACAACATTGATTAAAACATTAGAAACAGTCAAAAAATTAACCAAGCCGAAAATAGAAACATTTGCAGAGCAgtttcaagaaataaaatactgTATGCTTTCAATCCTTAAAGTTGCTTCAAACAGAAATGTCTTCAATCTTATCGATATCAAGCAGCTGAGACTCTAAGCAGACCTTCAGCGTTTAGGGAGTTTAttccagatatgtggagcagaaagaaaaaaaacgtatagtCAATATTACACAGTTAATCacgaaaggaaaggaagggGCTGCTGAATGCACACCGTGCACAAAAGGCTAAATCTTGATTCAGAAAATAATAATCGCTTGCTATTTATAGAACTGTCTCGCCACAAGCATGCGCCCAGCATGTCTACATCTTTAATCAAAGGTCATACCGAAGTCATTTCAAAATCATTGAAAGGCGCAGCATAGGTCCTCGTTGGGGATGATGCACTTACATTTACAGTTTCTGCAGCTCTTCACAGTACATAATGTCACACGTAGAACTGCCCGCTACCAACGTTTGTCACTTCAATGATGGAAATGTGGATAAAGTGTTAAAATTGTGTCCCTCCATCagtcttatttttttcatcttaacAAAGCTATTAAAAATAGTGCATGATCTCCGTACATGCTGTAGGTCAGTGCTTGCCAAACCAAATGAAGGCTGACTCATGCCAAGAGCACAGTGTGCTTCTGTCCCATCATCCCTCCCGTAATATGCCACCGGTGGTTAAGTGATGTTTGTACTTGGCATTCTGTTGACGCGGCTGGTCAGAACGATCTTCATCTTCCGGAAAACTCTTTCGATTTGGTAAAATCGATATTCGCTTGTACTCAAGATCTAACATTATTGACAGGTTTTGAAAGTTTTGAGCACATTGTCAGGTTGAAGTATAAACAACGCATATAAAACAGGTGCCCAAAACCGCAGATTATTCAGGAGGGGGCCAACCACAAGGTTTATGAAGACATTAGTTGAAAATCCTGAatacagcaaaataaaaatgggCATGCATTCGTCAATAAAAGCAAAGCAGCATGAAGGACTCTAAGCTGCACGATTGCTGCTAGATTTGCTCAATAGAACATGATTTTGCATCTATTAAAAATGAGAATGCAGGTTTCAATACATATTTTGTTATTAATAACCAACCAGTCGCCAAATTATAATCAGGGCTTTACCCTAGTAACAGCTTTATTATGAATCCCACTGCTTTTCTTCACTCTCAGTTATGAAAAACCTGGTTTATCAGGTCAATGCTTAACCCTTACCAACAAGCTGTACCAGCAGGTCTTGCCAAGAAAAACAAGATCTCATAAGAAAGTCAGAGGATTATGATTTATTTAATGTCCTTCACTGGGAAAAATGTTAGCAACCACATGTTggaattaaaagaaaatcaaattgaGATCATTAAGTCATTATGATTAATTTTCCTTGAGTTACCTAATTACCTTGAAGGGTTGAACAAAATCGTTTTTTTGCTCACCTGAAGATGGAAGACGTATGAGGACACAGGATGCTCTTTTTAATAACCTCTGATAATAAAACTGCACTGACAATGTGTAAAACTCTGAGCATGTCTCCACCTTTACTCAAACCTCCTTCAATAGTCATTGAAAGGCTCAACAGACTCATGGCATGCAGGTATATGCACTGCCTCTATTTATTGCTTATTGGGAAAAGGAATCATTGTATTTTTCACTGCAGTAAAACCAACACAACAAGTGTGAGCACACAGACCCCCCCGGGCTGTGTACTGAGTCCCACTGCTGTACTCAATCACCACATACAATTTTATTGTAGAGACTAACTTATAGTAGAAATGTATACCTTTTCATCATATTTTGTCATCTGTCCTCTAAGGAGACGATTAGATAAAGAAAGCTTAGCtttaagaaaagagaagagcagaATCCTAACCCATCTTTGGGTTGTGATCATAGGATCACACAATAGCGCTTTGGTTATTAACAATAAGTccaattatattatattgtacaGTTATATTGCTGTAAAAATCCATTTTGTCTATGAGAAGCAAGTTGTGTTGACTTGAGTGCCTGCAGCGAAGGCCGCAGATAAGAGTGAGGAGGCGTCCAAAAAGGGAGGGGTTTAATTCTAAAACAGATTCCTTTGGTTGTTCACTGTGAGGCACAAATACATGACCTTGAATTTAATAAAATTCAATCTCTGTGTGGTGTGGGTGTCTGTTAGTGAACAAGTCAGAAGTCAAATCTGCCTGCCGACTACTCGCACAATGTCGTTTCATTACCAAAATAACCCATTAAATATGGCAAGACACCAGGAGGAGCCCCGTGGTGGAACCGAGGACCCAGCTGGCGCTCCTTCTCCACTACGACAAAATTAAGGTAGGCAGAGAAAACTGTTCTGAGCTTACTAGTCTACTACCACAAAGTAGTTTCCTAGTAGTGAGATGAATCTATTCCTGTGGGTTTTGGAAGTCTCGGGTCCTCTGAGCTGTATAACAGACAGAAGGCTGAGTGAATTCCCGGGGCAAGGCAAGGTCGTCCGAGACAGTAGTCTCAGTCGACGTTGTTATTATACATGTGTTCATCACTTTAggattaaaaagattttttctTAAGAATTTCAAGGTTGAACCATCATCATAACCCATTTGTTGTCTTTTCACCGCAGCAATATGTCTCATGAAATCTGAGGTATTAATCAagtcaaatacattttattttagtcaATGTCAAACATTCACAGTAATAAACAGCAAAACACAATGTTCTTCACATCGATGAACTATTAACTGATGATCATTTCTACAGTTGCCCACAAGCCgataaaccaaaaataaagcaACTGTTTATGTACTACAAATTTCAGcaattctatttttaaataaaacatgcacaaaggaatattttaacatacaacataacaatatattttgtacacaagacaaacacatgTTCTATATCTTCCCtgcaatccttttttttgttaatattaCAATTAACACGCATTTTTATTTCAGCTACAAAAACAATGCCTTCTTTTCTCAGCTAAATGCTGCCGTTCATTTCTAACTCAGATTATTCTGAAAACCATCAGCACCATTACATTTATTGTTGTCATTTCCACTGCTTTggttaaaaaactaaatattctATTCTCTAACATCTGTTAAGTGATGTGATGGAAATTtttcaaagggaaaaattgttttatattaattcaaattACTCTAGCAGCGGGCATAACAAACCGAAAGATAtcaagcatggaaaaaacaacggATAACCACTTTCTTTTTGAACAAGCTTTAACCTTTCCCAATGCATACTCTAGGTAAGTGGTATGAGTAGCAGCATGTACTGAATGGGGCCAGTGGATCAATATGAAGATGATTTTGTTCTTAACATGTATATATGTCCACTGAGATTGGATGCATCGTATGCAGAATACGTTCCCTTTGTTCATGCAGAAGGCTgctgaaaaaaatgacagacctgactgttacattagaatatgaATATCAATGCCCAACATATTTTTGGGCGAGAAATTTGAACACTATAAAAGATAAGGTTTCGGTGAGTTTCATGTAGATCGTCTTAATGCTGCAAACGTATGAAAACCCTTCATACAAATTGGTTGAAAGCGGTAGAACATCTACTTAATGGACAATATGCTAATTGTTTTCTCTTTACAAAGATGGACattttttcagacaaaatgaATAGCCAGCCAACATGGGGGAGAATGCATTAAGAATATAATGGAAATTTTAAAAATAGTATTCAAACTAGGGTCGGGCATTCCAATTGCAGTATGGTAATTACTGCAAATATCTCTTGTGCTGAGGCTTAACTAGATTGAAAAGCATGGCGAATAGAAATAATAACTAAAACCACAGGGAAACCCATGGAAAAACAACCTGACCGAATGTTCTGTTTAAAGCCACTAATGAATGTCCTCTGCTTCCATTAACATCCTGTGAAGACACGCCGAGGCAGCTCTGACATTTTCTGATTTCCCGTCCATTTTAAAGCACCATTCCAATTGCGGCAGTTATTTCCACTCAGCTCACAGCCACGATAGGTTCCACCGAGAGGATGTCTATCTTTCCGCTGAGGACCTGTCTGGCCGTGAAGAGAACACGTTTATCTTTCAGGTTGTGGGAGCGACTGGAGGTGGTGTGGCTCGGCTGTGAGGAGGCGGGCCCCATGTGGGACAGAGCGCGCCTTGGCTCCGACGCCGCGCAGTTGTCGGGCCACGCAGTCCTGTGACGGGGAGGAGCTACTGGCCGGAGCTCTGGCTCCAGCTCGACCACCGCCCCGCGCTTCCTCCTGCAAATGTCGAAGAGGAGCCTCAGCTCGGCGCGGAAGGCCGGATTCAGGCAGCAGTAGATGAAAGGGTTGTAGCAGGTGGAGCTCATAGCCAGCCAGTGAAAGCAGAAGTACAGGGCGTTAGAGGAGTGGATGGCCTGGCTGGACAGCAGCACCACATAGCAGTTGAGGGGGAACCAGCAGACGGCAAACACCccaaccaccagcagcagcatggcCAACGTCCGCCGCCGCTTTCTTCGCTGCGCAGCGTGCTGAGCGGTCGTGGTGTCACCGATGGTGTTGTGGCTCCACAGCCGACAGGCCACCGTGGTGTAGGAGGCGGTGATGATGAGGAGAGGCAGCATGTAAAGTAATATGAAGGTCAGGAGGTCAATGTACTTCCAGTAGACGTCTGCGGGCTCTGGGAAGTCTGGGACACAAAAGCTGCGCTCTTTTTCCTTGCTGGTGAGgtgtgttacagtacagtggaAGCAAGAACGACAGATTAGTGAACAAGCATTGGGTTGCAGGAGAGTGTAGGCCTGCTCCAATAAAACGTATTATTAATAAGACAACTGAAAATTTGGGAAATAAGCCATTATGCCTCACCCAATGAAAGCTTACTATTGTTTGACAAAACCTTGAAATAGCCAATTCATTTTGTAATGTATATGATTAAAGAAGCAGGAGGACAGTGTTGATGGTTTTGTTAACAATATGCTGGCCTTAGACACAAGAGTTAAGTGACATTTAATCTCAACAGTTGACTCAATGAAGATTCCCAACATTGACAGAGTGTATCCCCCAAATGCTTCTTCTATTACCAACCTCTATCGAAACATCAACAAGATCTCTTTGAGAGTGTATCATTTGTACCTGTACATAAAAGTCAGGAGTTTTTGATAGATTGCATGAGGGAGGGAGAAGCAGGTAGCCATCATCCATACAACAGCAACCCAAACACCGCCTTTTGTCAGGGACATTCGAGGTCTCAAAGGGTGCAAAATCACCTGAAAGAAAATCACCAGACAGATTGAActgtacaaatacacaaacacatacacacacatgagagCACATTATTTGCAATTTTTCTACATCTTTGAATTTCTGTCTGAGTTGCTTCAGATCTGTCTTGAAGCCCTCCAACCTCCATTGCCCTCTTCTCCAGCGCCTCATGGcgctccaactctcactggagcggaTTGCAGCCGAGTGCGATGCGGTCGGGGCCAAAAGGCAAAACactcgatctaccggtcaatcttcgtTCCCACCCTCAcatatggtcatgaaggatgggtcatcaCCGAAAGAATTAGGTTACAGGCTCAAGCAACGAATTGGTTTCCTCAGGAGAAGGGTGGCATGGCGTCTCCATAAAGACCGGATTTGACGAGTTTAGCTGGTGAACATGTTGAAGGCTTGTATAAGGCTGGCTTTGGAGCTTCACTTCTCTCACTCTAGATGTCTAATAGCTTCTCACAGACATAACGAGTGGTcactcaaagtgctttttgttttacccattcacacacacattcatacactgatgccAGAGGCTACAGGCAAACAAGGGGCCACCTGCTTATCAGAACACAAATGGCACGGCCCTTTGGGACTGTTCAGGATTCTGTCTAAAAGACATTTCAACAGGTGGACTGGAGGAAGCACATGAAGGCGAGTCAGCCGTTTATCAATACTTTTATCCGATGCATCGAAAATAGGAAAATCCTTTGAAGCTTTTCCAAAGGGGCAacaacatcctcttcctctaGAGAGATACTGGATGTAAACAGAATAGTTTGTAAATGAAGACTGGACCTATTTACATACTATTGATGACAACATTTTGGGGGAATATTTTTTTGGAAAGAGCAgttgtctttgcggcgccaactgaaaacatggatggACGAGCCGgccaaaaaaacgacactccgctgcattagaaaaagtcccttcaaaatgatttttttattctttttattttattttcccatgcaacggcccgcgacccactaaaaacgggtccgcgagcCACTAgtggacccaccagttgagaaccactgctttagaggATTGTTGATGTTCGTTGTATTGCAATAAATCCAAAAACTATTGTAATGTTATTTTAGAAGCAATTGTTGCAATTGTTGCAATAAAAGTTAAATAGCAATGCATGTATGAAGAAGCACAGTTAACTGATACAAAATACTTTCTTATTATAACTGGGGAGCCATTCTTGCACttaaaaatccaatttaacaacatgttttgcactttgcaAAGCAAAACCTAAAGTATAGCAGAGGAGGATCAGACAGGGTATGGGTATAATAGGTGTAATTAAACATTTAGTGGAAAGAATAAAAGCCTTAAGACAATCCAGGCCAATGAGTATGCATATAATTGAATTGCTATTGGAATAGGATTATGGCCACAACAGTATCAAAAGCACTAAGCTTTCTACCAATAAAAGCTCAAACACATCTTCATTTAAGTCACAGACCTGTCCCTTAGCTTTAACCAACCGTAAATATTGCAGAAATGTTGTAAAGGTAATATTTACAGATAAACCGAATTCTATGATTTCATAGAATGATTCACTTCAAATCATTATTCTCCAACTTAACAATGTTGCAGCTTTCAaattcagcaccatggacagtgTAACCAGGACCACACTGCGAGACGGTGTCCATGCAGGATTGTAATCCAAACTGCGTATCGCTTGAAGAGGAAACACCAAAGCATTCAGTGGGCCCATGTACGCATAAAAAGACCTTTGAATTTGCAGTGGGCTTTGTAGAGTTTCCCACAAAGCTAAGCAGCAAGGGAAAAAATGATGAATGGTAATGAAAAAGACCAAAATCCTATCCATAAGTTTTTTGAGGGTTCACTGTaaaaatctgttgaaaatacgCTAAAATACTGGCATCTGTGGTGGTCAGAACTCCACTGTAAAAATGACAGCGACACTGTATTAGACATTACGGGATGTTTTCTGGCAGTTGTAAATTTCAAAGTTCAAAACCGTTATTTGTTTATGGTAATTTACTTTGAAACCAATATACAGTGTTCAAGGGCAAATTTGAATTTCCCCACTTTCACTAAAAACTGATGCTGGAATGAACATATTGTTGTTTATGTCGGCATGGCATTGCTAATTACTAGTATGTTGCCTAGTGTTTCATAAACaataatgtattaaatgtattgttaaatgttcatgtATATTGGAAATGACTTGAGCCTATCAAACACCTACATCACAGTAGATTTTAGGCCAATTTCTTTTATTGtacagattatatatatatatatatatagaggaTTCTATTTTCTCACTGTCCATCTGCAATATAATGTAGTTccctttctttgctttggtatTTGAT is part of the Pungitius pungitius chromosome 9, fPunPun2.1, whole genome shotgun sequence genome and harbors:
- the gpr83 gene encoding G-protein coupled receptor 83, which codes for MREACVWLCALLWIGSPAAAGHKLNDSSLMGEETFSLTAHLHNGSGRAGNRTSGFLLLDFDEGMLEDWRSLASKKRRGGESQDGGVKALLVAAYSLIIVISLFGNTLVCHVVVKNKRNLSATSLFIMNLAVADIFITVLNTPFTLVRFVNSTWVFGRTMCHISRFVQYCSLHVSTLTLTAIALDRRQVILHPLRPRMSLTKGGVWVAVVWMMATCFSLPHAIYQKLLTFMYSKEKERSFCVPDFPEPADVYWKYIDLLTFILLYMLPLLIITASYTTVACRLWSHNTIGDTTTAQHAAQRRKRRRTLAMLLLVVGVFAVCWFPLNCYVVLLSSQAIHSSNALYFCFHWLAMSSTCYNPFIYCCLNPAFRAELRLLFDICRRKRGAVVELEPELRPVAPPRHRTAWPDNCAASEPRRALSHMGPASSQPSHTTSSRSHNLKDKRVLFTARQVLSGKIDILSVEPIVAVS